Proteins encoded by one window of Chondromyces crocatus:
- a CDS encoding tetratricopeptide repeat protein: protein MFTPEDARAYERFVTWSEGAGFRLAVVELSLPRDRDALLRWTQEAASGVQTARLDGPGGLAVWDLLKAAFQSAGETRLLMLTHLEAAADRKAVCAQLNIQRDELTRAFAVPWILVLHPSAALDLQRHAPDLCDFATLWLKVGAPDARARLEETSDLARVSDDPLLDSLPGDAVEPLLAAAHNAAALFRIDEARDLLARYDMLHPDTTSISPHRSLIEARLLNAQGQPLRAMAILEEAHHRCKEVPSPLHSSLLNLMGTIQMHQGDLGRALALHEDALQLAINAKDASSQEVARRGIALILMSTAEIDRALSIFSTQLATFEQLGDIRARAITLGDIARILVKKGDIDKALALHQERLLVFEQLGNPRETAAILWQIARIHLSSHKPQPALETLARAYAIVQRAELLEGISVIGIDMGKLLCATGAHEEGLAILERSRSGFEQLGRTDRAQQTADLIASLRSPPDLPPAT, encoded by the coding sequence ATGTTCACCCCAGAGGACGCCAGAGCCTACGAGCGGTTCGTCACCTGGTCCGAGGGGGCAGGCTTCAGGCTTGCCGTGGTGGAGCTTTCGCTGCCACGGGATCGAGATGCGCTCTTGCGGTGGACCCAGGAGGCGGCGAGTGGCGTGCAGACTGCCCGGCTGGATGGGCCAGGGGGGCTCGCAGTCTGGGATCTGCTCAAAGCGGCTTTTCAGAGCGCAGGGGAGACGCGCTTGTTGATGTTGACGCATCTGGAAGCCGCCGCCGACCGGAAAGCCGTCTGCGCACAGCTCAACATCCAGCGAGATGAACTGACCCGAGCGTTCGCCGTGCCGTGGATCCTGGTGCTACACCCGTCTGCCGCGCTCGATCTGCAACGTCATGCGCCAGATCTCTGCGACTTCGCGACTCTCTGGCTGAAGGTAGGAGCCCCGGATGCGCGAGCACGGCTTGAAGAGACATCCGACCTCGCAAGGGTTTCAGACGATCCGTTGCTGGACTCCCTTCCCGGCGACGCAGTAGAACCGCTCCTTGCCGCCGCGCATAACGCAGCGGCACTTTTCAGAATCGATGAAGCGCGCGATCTCCTCGCGCGGTACGACATGCTTCATCCTGATACGACGAGTATCAGCCCGCATCGGAGCCTGATCGAAGCGCGCCTGCTGAATGCGCAAGGCCAGCCCCTACGCGCAATGGCAATCCTCGAAGAAGCCCATCACCGCTGCAAGGAGGTTCCATCTCCCTTGCATAGCTCTTTGCTCAATCTGATGGGCACGATCCAGATGCACCAAGGAGATCTTGGCCGAGCCTTGGCTCTCCATGAAGATGCTCTGCAACTGGCCATCAATGCCAAGGATGCTTCCAGTCAGGAAGTAGCGCGCAGAGGCATCGCTCTCATTCTCATGTCGACCGCTGAGATCGACAGAGCACTCTCCATATTCAGCACGCAGCTAGCCACCTTCGAGCAGCTCGGCGACATCCGCGCTCGCGCCATCACCCTCGGCGACATCGCACGAATCCTTGTCAAGAAGGGCGACATCGACAAGGCACTCGCCCTGCACCAGGAGCGACTCCTGGTCTTCGAACAGCTCGGCAATCCGAGGGAGACCGCAGCGATACTCTGGCAGATAGCCAGGATTCATCTCTCCAGCCATAAACCACAACCGGCCTTGGAAACCCTCGCCAGGGCTTACGCCATCGTGCAACGAGCCGAGCTTCTGGAAGGCATCAGTGTCATTGGCATCGATATGGGCAAACTGCTCTGCGCGACGGGTGCTCACGAGGAGGGTCTCGCCATTCTCGAGCGCTCTCGCAGCGGCTTCGAGCAGCTTGGCCGAACGGACCGCGCTCAGCAGACCGCGGACCTGATCGCCTCCCTCCGTTCCCCGCCAGACCTCCCCCCCGCAACCTGA
- the murJ gene encoding murein biosynthesis integral membrane protein MurJ has product MSAKSPVRGGVESPSPGTSSDASAENGGAGAAPGGGTASTATGSAVTGAGAATGAGAVTATESQGVTPRTGKAPSSGRSALLVTAGILLSRLVGLLRQRVMAHYFGAGAMADVIAAAFRIGNITQNLLGEGTLSASFIPVYAKLRGGGQGREAARFAWASLGLLALGVGGVSVLGVLLAPWLSAGLAAGFDAARLARTTQIVRIVFPMTGLLVLSAWGLGVLNAHRRFFLPYAAPVVWSAVQIAALWGLGGWLGWRGEALAEALAWSALVGAGLQFGVLLPAARRLLSEVARGDEAARGAGEKAASAGSAGGAGEKAGDASEKPEGRLGLDNPNVREAARRLPGALLGRGVIQISGLVDTLLVSFLGTGANAVFGYAQTVYLLPMSLLGTGEAAVALPEMARETAEADRARRDAAIRARLGASLSRLSVLALPAMGALIALGPELITLLLQTGSFDREATGRVAPLVAAYGGALLGNASGRVLGTTCFALGDTKTPARLALVRVVVSTALSLVLMQGLSVLGVVLGAVIAGWVEALLLARRVRAEVGGLGLEAVRLGRVLALAGVSVSAGLGARWALPEGLTSRPLGAFLVLAAFGGAFLLAAPGLGLLNVRSLLRRR; this is encoded by the coding sequence GTGAGCGCCAAGAGTCCCGTTCGGGGGGGCGTCGAGAGCCCCTCGCCAGGGACATCGAGCGACGCGAGCGCGGAGAACGGCGGGGCGGGCGCCGCGCCAGGTGGAGGGACGGCGAGCACGGCCACGGGGAGCGCCGTGACAGGCGCTGGTGCCGCGACAGGCGCTGGTGCCGTGACGGCTACGGAGAGCCAGGGTGTGACACCGCGCACAGGAAAGGCGCCGTCCAGCGGGCGCTCGGCGCTGCTGGTGACGGCGGGGATCCTGCTGTCGCGGCTGGTGGGGCTGCTGCGGCAGCGGGTGATGGCCCACTATTTCGGGGCCGGCGCGATGGCCGACGTGATCGCGGCGGCGTTCCGGATCGGCAACATCACGCAGAACCTGCTGGGTGAAGGGACGCTGTCGGCGTCGTTCATCCCGGTGTACGCGAAGCTGCGGGGCGGGGGTCAGGGGCGCGAGGCGGCGAGGTTCGCGTGGGCGTCGCTGGGGTTGCTCGCGCTGGGCGTCGGCGGGGTGTCGGTGCTGGGGGTGCTGCTGGCGCCGTGGCTCTCGGCGGGGCTGGCGGCCGGGTTCGATGCGGCGCGGCTCGCGCGGACGACGCAGATCGTGCGGATCGTCTTCCCGATGACGGGGCTCCTGGTGCTGTCGGCCTGGGGGCTCGGGGTGCTGAACGCGCACCGGCGGTTCTTCTTGCCGTACGCGGCGCCCGTGGTGTGGAGCGCGGTGCAGATCGCAGCGCTGTGGGGGCTCGGTGGGTGGCTGGGCTGGCGCGGGGAAGCGCTGGCCGAGGCGCTGGCGTGGAGCGCGCTCGTCGGCGCGGGGTTGCAGTTCGGGGTGCTGCTGCCGGCCGCGCGGCGGCTGCTGAGCGAGGTGGCGCGCGGGGATGAGGCCGCGAGAGGCGCTGGCGAGAAGGCAGCAAGTGCTGGCAGCGCAGGAGGCGCTGGCGAGAAGGCGGGAGATGCGAGCGAGAAGCCGGAGGGCCGGCTGGGGCTCGACAATCCGAACGTGCGCGAGGCGGCGCGGCGGCTGCCAGGGGCGCTGCTGGGTCGCGGGGTGATCCAGATCTCGGGGCTGGTGGACACGCTGCTGGTGAGCTTCCTGGGGACGGGGGCGAACGCGGTGTTCGGGTATGCGCAGACGGTCTACCTGCTGCCCATGAGCCTGCTGGGGACAGGCGAGGCGGCGGTGGCGCTGCCGGAGATGGCGCGGGAGACGGCGGAGGCAGATCGGGCGCGGCGGGATGCGGCGATCCGGGCGCGGCTGGGGGCGTCGCTGTCGCGGCTGTCGGTGCTGGCGCTACCGGCGATGGGGGCGCTGATCGCGCTGGGACCGGAGCTGATCACGCTGCTGCTGCAGACGGGGAGCTTCGATCGAGAGGCGACGGGGCGGGTGGCACCGCTGGTGGCGGCCTACGGTGGCGCGCTGCTGGGGAATGCGTCGGGGCGGGTGCTGGGGACGACGTGCTTCGCGCTGGGGGACACGAAGACGCCGGCGCGGCTGGCGCTGGTGCGGGTGGTGGTGAGCACGGCGCTGTCGCTGGTGCTGATGCAGGGGCTGTCGGTGCTGGGGGTGGTGCTGGGGGCGGTGATCGCCGGGTGGGTGGAGGCGCTGCTGCTGGCGCGGCGGGTGCGGGCCGAGGTGGGTGGGCTCGGGCTCGAAGCGGTGCGGCTGGGGCGGGTGCTCGCGCTCGCGGGGGTGTCGGTGAGCGCGGGGCTCGGCGCGCGGTGGGCGCTGCCGGAGGGGCTCACCAGTCGGCCGCTGGGCGCGTTCCTGGTGCTGGCGGCGTTCGGTGGGGCGTTCCTGCTGGCCGCGCCGGGGCTCGGGTTGTTGAACGTGCGGTCGCTGCTGCGGCGGCGCTGA
- a CDS encoding protein-tyrosine phosphatase family protein produces MPLPPSLRTALFTPYRLVFYPMIIARRAAAAVRPGADWRTWITPHLLLGGFLFPSDVEVLQRLGIGAVINVSHELIDPVMALRAAGIAYHHVACWDMSTPTLEDCDTGVRFLANRIERGERVYVHCASGVGRSVVLSACYLAIHDGMPVDEVLDRLQRLRPRIKLRPFQRAFIHEYVAWRRDRDAAAAVASPAAAPASAAATATASAATAPVTTSPAVVAAATTVGAAAEPLAEPTVLADG; encoded by the coding sequence GTGCCGCTCCCTCCCTCCCTCCGTACGGCCCTCTTCACCCCCTACCGCCTCGTCTTCTACCCCATGATCATCGCCCGCCGTGCTGCCGCCGCCGTCCGGCCCGGCGCGGACTGGCGCACCTGGATCACCCCCCACCTCCTCCTCGGCGGCTTCCTCTTCCCGAGCGACGTCGAGGTCCTCCAGCGGCTCGGCATCGGCGCCGTCATCAACGTCTCCCACGAGCTCATCGATCCCGTCATGGCCCTCCGCGCCGCCGGCATCGCCTACCACCACGTCGCCTGCTGGGACATGAGCACCCCCACCCTCGAGGACTGCGACACCGGCGTCCGCTTCCTCGCGAACCGCATCGAACGTGGCGAGCGTGTCTACGTCCACTGCGCCAGCGGCGTCGGCCGCAGCGTCGTCCTCTCCGCCTGCTACCTCGCCATCCACGACGGCATGCCCGTCGACGAGGTCTTGGACCGACTCCAGCGCCTCCGTCCGCGCATCAAGCTCCGCCCCTTCCAGCGCGCCTTCATCCACGAGTACGTCGCCTGGCGCCGCGACCGGGACGCCGCTGCTGCCGTCGCTTCCCCTGCCGCCGCCCCTGCTTCTGCCGCGGCCACCGCCACAGCCAGCGCTGCGACGGCGCCGGTCACCACGTCACCGGCTGTCGTCGCAGCCGCCACGACCGTCGGAGCGGCAGCCGAGCCGCTGGCCGAGCCGACGGTTCTTGCCGACGGCTGA
- a CDS encoding L,D-transpeptidase, translated as MARSEGFVHASAMTSVTSPSLVSRAVHALALASLAATGCTGAEGGVGLSKGAAQGPLEVPEPAADGPKLVAVRAGAVVLERPEAGARKVGELSAGALVARSGSTYGKKGCPGGWYAVRPRGFVCNGDGVTLRVEVAPLLPAPPQVARPLPYRYGRALTAGMPAYVGVPDAAALGEAEPDLRRWQSKVSERAGMPIGAAANDVPLDERGVASGPPVLLPTAEGVGDDGKRTEGSFFGFVGGNAAAPLVPLSVVAGEVGAKVSALRKGSGVAITRSFEISEAGAGEGRRFGVTPEGRLVPADRLQAVPGSTWHGIDLEKDPLPVAFVHRYEVHAWSLAPGKATMTDDELEKRTAVPLTGRFRTVEGMRFEEARAGYWLRAQDLVVVVKRTKFPDFAQGSTRWLDVSVANQTLTAYEGQKAVYATLVSTGHDQLQDAATTASTPRGVFRVRSKHVTRGVDPREVGESFDVADAPWVMELDPAVSLTGMYWSDTVGEARTFHNVAMLPVDARRLFTWTEPQVPEGWHAVYSGEGEGTIVNIRP; from the coding sequence TTGGCCCGCTCGGAGGGGTTCGTGCATGCGTCGGCGATGACGTCGGTGACCTCTCCTTCCCTGGTCTCGCGGGCCGTTCACGCGCTGGCGCTCGCTTCGCTGGCGGCGACCGGATGCACGGGGGCCGAGGGAGGCGTGGGGCTTTCCAAGGGAGCGGCGCAAGGGCCGCTGGAGGTGCCGGAGCCGGCAGCGGACGGGCCGAAGCTGGTGGCGGTGCGCGCGGGGGCGGTGGTGCTGGAGCGGCCGGAGGCAGGCGCGCGGAAGGTGGGGGAGCTGTCGGCCGGGGCGCTGGTGGCGCGGTCGGGGTCGACGTACGGGAAGAAGGGATGCCCGGGAGGGTGGTACGCGGTGCGGCCGCGCGGGTTCGTGTGCAACGGGGATGGGGTGACGCTGCGGGTGGAGGTGGCGCCGCTGCTGCCGGCGCCGCCACAGGTGGCGCGTCCCCTGCCCTACCGCTACGGGCGGGCGCTGACGGCGGGGATGCCCGCGTACGTGGGGGTGCCGGATGCGGCGGCGCTGGGCGAGGCGGAGCCGGATCTGCGGCGGTGGCAGAGCAAGGTGAGCGAGCGGGCGGGGATGCCGATCGGGGCCGCGGCGAACGATGTGCCGCTGGATGAGCGCGGGGTGGCGTCAGGGCCGCCGGTGCTGCTGCCGACGGCGGAGGGCGTGGGGGACGACGGGAAGCGGACGGAGGGGTCGTTCTTCGGGTTCGTGGGGGGGAACGCGGCGGCGCCGCTGGTGCCGCTGTCGGTGGTCGCGGGCGAGGTGGGGGCGAAGGTGAGCGCGCTGCGCAAGGGCAGCGGGGTGGCGATCACGCGGAGCTTCGAGATCTCGGAGGCCGGCGCGGGTGAGGGGCGGCGGTTCGGGGTGACGCCGGAGGGGCGGCTGGTGCCGGCGGACAGGTTGCAAGCGGTGCCGGGGTCGACGTGGCACGGGATCGATCTGGAGAAGGATCCGCTGCCGGTGGCGTTCGTGCATCGGTACGAGGTGCACGCGTGGTCGCTCGCGCCAGGGAAGGCGACGATGACGGACGACGAGCTGGAGAAGCGGACGGCGGTGCCGCTGACGGGGCGTTTCCGGACGGTGGAGGGGATGCGGTTCGAGGAGGCGCGGGCGGGGTACTGGCTGCGGGCGCAGGACCTCGTGGTGGTCGTGAAGCGGACGAAGTTCCCGGACTTCGCGCAAGGGTCGACGCGGTGGCTGGACGTGAGCGTGGCGAACCAGACGCTGACGGCGTACGAGGGGCAGAAGGCGGTGTACGCGACGCTGGTCTCGACGGGCCACGATCAGCTCCAGGATGCGGCAACGACCGCGTCGACGCCGCGGGGGGTGTTCCGGGTGCGGAGCAAGCATGTGACGCGCGGGGTGGATCCGCGCGAGGTGGGGGAAAGCTTCGATGTGGCGGACGCGCCGTGGGTGATGGAGCTGGATCCGGCGGTGTCGTTGACGGGGATGTACTGGAGCGACACGGTCGGCGAGGCGCGGACGTTCCACAACGTGGCGATGTTGCCGGTGGATGCGCGTCGGCTCTTCACCTGGACCGAGCCGCAGGTGCCCGAGGGGTGGCACGCGGTCTACAGCGGCGAGGGCGAAGGGACGATCGTGAACATCCGGCCGTGA
- a CDS encoding TatD family hydrolase, whose translation MLIDSHCHLDPGYFKEGPEAVIERANAAGVSRFVVIGVGEDLAPAHFAIDLAARRPDVHATVGLHPHDATRSTDELLAEIRVLAARPEVVAVGEIGLDYHYMHSPRDQQQRVFRDLIRIAREVQKPIVVHTREAADDTLALLEEERASEVGGIIHCFSEDRPFAERALALDFDLSFSGIVTFRSATAIQEVAAWAPADRILVETDSPYLAPIPFRGKRCEPAHVAHTARFIAGLRNEPFETLAEHTAANTRRRLRLPD comes from the coding sequence ATGCTGATCGACTCCCACTGCCACCTCGACCCCGGCTACTTCAAAGAAGGCCCCGAAGCCGTCATCGAGCGCGCCAACGCCGCCGGCGTCTCCCGCTTCGTCGTCATCGGCGTCGGCGAGGACCTCGCCCCCGCCCACTTCGCCATCGACCTCGCCGCGCGCCGCCCCGACGTCCACGCCACCGTCGGCCTCCACCCCCACGACGCCACCCGCTCCACCGACGAGCTCCTCGCCGAGATCCGCGTCCTCGCCGCGCGCCCCGAGGTCGTCGCCGTCGGCGAGATCGGCCTCGACTACCACTACATGCACTCCCCCCGGGACCAGCAACAGCGCGTCTTCCGCGACCTCATCCGCATCGCCCGTGAGGTCCAGAAGCCCATCGTCGTCCACACCCGCGAAGCCGCCGACGACACCCTCGCCCTCCTCGAAGAAGAGCGCGCCTCCGAGGTCGGCGGCATCATCCACTGCTTCAGCGAAGACCGCCCCTTCGCCGAGCGCGCCCTGGCCCTCGACTTCGACCTCTCCTTCTCGGGCATCGTCACCTTCCGCAGCGCGACCGCCATCCAGGAAGTCGCCGCCTGGGCGCCTGCCGACCGCATCCTCGTCGAGACCGACAGCCCCTACCTCGCCCCCATCCCGTTCCGCGGCAAGCGCTGCGAACCCGCCCACGTCGCGCACACCGCCCGCTTCATCGCCGGCCTCCGCAACGAACCCTTCGAGACCCTGGCCGAGCACACCGCCGCGAACACCCGCCGCCGCCTCCGCCTCCCGGACTGA
- a CDS encoding PrkA family serine protein kinase encodes MSHESSASRGDKAGPTTARHDPERAAERTRVALTDLDAIASTMARRFNEERRVLSFQQYLELFAADPIGQGRDAARYVRDLFDHYGTRKVKRPWGELTRFNLFDLPWEAPVPSSQSSGGPIAAHHGRDGALVGQEDIQAEIYRALCNFVREGRANRLILMHGPNGSAKSTVAACILRALEHYATLDEGALYRFHWVFPSRKAVRGTIGFGGEVTASSGDEVSYAHLADDQIDTRLVIELRDHPLFLLPLPERRALILKLYENAGATEPPPEWLMSGKLSHKNQQVFEALLAANAGSLVEVLRHVQVERYFISRRYRLGAVTVGPELSVDAGERQITADRSLASLPTSLQATTLFEAHGELIEAAGGVLEFSDLLKRPIDAFRYLQLTLETGEVSLPQQTVQTNVVMIGSANEIHLSAFREHHEFPSFRGRFELIRAPYLRAWTDEQTIYDAQIVPFVTRHVAPHATRVAAQFAVLSRMRQPESKRYADALAPVIAALTAEEKMDLYATGAPPERLEEDAQKLLKAGVDALYHESDAAGDYEGRLGISPREIRTVLLDGAQSPEYACLSPFAVLTELDEICKRQSEFDWLKEKALAGGYHDHRLFREIVRRRLLDLLEEEMRAASGLVEEGRYAELFDRYTAHVTVWVKGEKIRNPHTGDYEQPDERMMREVEALLGVRSRHEDHRRGLISSIAAWAIDHPGQKVVNDIVFPHLLRKLRDAVFSDRRKGVALLVRDLYTYLSSSKEQSSRDPSLGELREEQRKNAREALERLHKMGYCDHCALDAASALLRARYAELVT; translated from the coding sequence TTGAGCCACGAATCCTCCGCCAGCCGGGGCGACAAGGCCGGCCCCACCACTGCCCGCCACGATCCCGAACGCGCCGCGGAGCGAACGCGGGTCGCGCTCACCGATCTCGACGCCATCGCCTCGACGATGGCCCGTCGCTTCAACGAGGAGCGGCGTGTCCTGTCGTTCCAGCAGTACCTGGAGCTCTTCGCCGCTGACCCCATCGGTCAGGGGAGGGACGCGGCCCGGTACGTGCGCGACCTGTTCGATCACTACGGCACCCGCAAGGTGAAACGGCCGTGGGGCGAGCTGACCCGCTTCAACCTCTTCGACCTGCCGTGGGAAGCGCCGGTGCCGTCGTCCCAGAGCAGCGGGGGCCCGATCGCCGCCCACCACGGCCGCGACGGCGCGCTCGTGGGTCAGGAAGACATCCAGGCCGAGATCTACCGCGCCCTCTGCAACTTCGTCCGCGAGGGTCGCGCCAACCGCCTGATCCTCATGCATGGCCCGAACGGCTCGGCGAAGAGCACCGTCGCCGCCTGCATCCTCCGCGCCCTGGAGCACTACGCCACCCTCGACGAGGGCGCCCTCTACCGCTTCCACTGGGTGTTCCCCAGCCGCAAGGCGGTGCGCGGCACCATCGGCTTCGGCGGTGAGGTCACGGCCAGCAGCGGCGACGAGGTGAGCTACGCGCACCTCGCCGACGACCAGATCGACACCCGCCTGGTCATCGAGCTGCGCGACCACCCCCTTTTCCTCCTCCCGCTCCCCGAACGCCGGGCTCTCATCCTCAAGCTCTACGAGAACGCCGGCGCCACCGAGCCCCCGCCCGAGTGGCTGATGAGCGGCAAGCTCTCGCACAAGAACCAGCAGGTCTTCGAGGCCCTCCTCGCCGCGAACGCAGGCTCCCTCGTCGAGGTGCTGCGCCACGTCCAGGTGGAGCGCTACTTCATCTCCCGCCGCTACCGCCTCGGCGCCGTCACCGTCGGCCCCGAGCTGTCGGTCGACGCCGGCGAGCGCCAGATCACCGCCGACCGCTCCCTGGCCTCGCTCCCCACCTCCCTCCAGGCCACCACCCTCTTCGAGGCCCACGGCGAACTCATCGAGGCCGCTGGCGGCGTCCTCGAGTTCAGCGACCTCCTCAAGCGCCCCATCGACGCCTTCCGCTACCTCCAGCTCACCCTGGAGACCGGCGAGGTCAGCCTGCCCCAGCAGACCGTGCAGACCAACGTGGTGATGATCGGCAGCGCCAACGAGATCCACCTCTCGGCCTTCCGCGAGCACCACGAGTTCCCGAGCTTCCGGGGCCGCTTCGAGCTGATCCGCGCCCCCTACCTCCGCGCCTGGACCGACGAGCAGACCATCTACGACGCGCAGATCGTCCCCTTCGTCACCCGGCACGTCGCCCCGCACGCCACCCGCGTCGCCGCGCAGTTCGCCGTGCTCTCCCGCATGCGCCAGCCCGAGTCGAAGCGTTACGCCGACGCCCTCGCGCCCGTCATCGCCGCGCTCACGGCCGAGGAGAAGATGGACCTCTACGCCACCGGCGCGCCCCCCGAGCGCCTCGAAGAAGACGCCCAGAAGCTCCTCAAGGCCGGCGTCGACGCCCTCTACCACGAGAGCGACGCCGCCGGAGACTACGAGGGCCGCCTCGGCATCTCCCCCCGCGAGATCCGCACCGTGCTCCTCGATGGCGCCCAGAGCCCCGAGTACGCCTGCCTCTCGCCCTTCGCCGTCCTCACCGAGCTCGACGAGATCTGCAAACGCCAGTCGGAGTTCGACTGGCTCAAGGAGAAGGCCCTCGCCGGCGGCTACCACGACCACCGCCTCTTCCGCGAGATCGTCCGCCGCCGCCTCCTCGACCTCCTCGAAGAAGAGATGCGCGCTGCCAGCGGCCTCGTCGAGGAAGGCCGTTACGCCGAGCTGTTCGATCGCTACACCGCCCACGTCACCGTGTGGGTGAAGGGCGAGAAGATCCGGAACCCCCACACCGGCGACTACGAACAACCCGACGAGCGCATGATGCGCGAAGTCGAAGCCTTGCTCGGCGTCCGCAGCCGCCACGAAGACCACCGCCGCGGCCTCATCTCGTCCATCGCTGCCTGGGCCATCGACCACCCTGGCCAGAAGGTCGTGAACGACATCGTCTTCCCGCACCTGCTCCGCAAGCTGCGCGACGCCGTCTTCAGCGACCGCAGGAAGGGCGTCGCCCTCCTCGTGCGCGACCTCTACACCTACCTCAGCTCCAGCAAGGAGCAGTCCTCCCGCGACCCCTCCCTGGGCGAGCTGCGGGAAGAGCAGCGCAAGAACGCCCGCGAAGCCCTCGAACGGCTGCACAAGATGGGCTATTGCGACCACTGCGCCCTCGACGCCGCCAGCGCCCTCCTTCGCGCCCGCTACGCCGAGCTGGTGACCTGA